One genomic window of Nicotiana sylvestris chromosome 10, ASM39365v2, whole genome shotgun sequence includes the following:
- the LOC104224618 gene encoding ubiquinone biosynthesis protein COQ4 homolog, mitochondrial-like isoform X3 encodes MDKYQQSKEFPIGVKNETKKPNKSASELGGALPLRFSNWGAMIAGIRIRLKGWQQAAVAVGSAVGALLDPRRADLIAALGETTGKPAFDRVLERMKKSPEGRVTLELNQN; translated from the exons ATGGACAAGTATCAACAGTCAAAAGAATTTCCTATTGGGGTAAAAAACGAAACAAAAAAGCCAAACAAAAGCGCTTCGGAGCTCGGTGGTGCTCTTCCTCTCCGATTTTCG AATTGGGGTGCAATGATAGCGGGGATTCGTATTCGGTTGAAGGGGTGGCAGCAGGCTGCAGTTGCAGTTGGTTCTGCAGTTGGGGCGTTGTTAGATCCTCGAAGAGCAGATCTCATTGCTGCTTTGGGAGAGACAACGGGGAAACCAGCTTTTGATAGGGTTCTTGAAAGGATGAAAAAGAGCCCTGAAGGCAGA GTTACTCTAGAACTAAATCAGAATTGA
- the LOC104224618 gene encoding ubiquinone biosynthesis protein COQ4 homolog, mitochondrial-like isoform X1, giving the protein MDKYQQSKEFPIGVKNETKKPNKSASELGGALPLRFSNWGAMIAGIRIRLKGWQQAAVAVGSAVGALLDPRRADLIAALGETTGKPAFDRVLERMKKSPEGRGDFGEGRFGACCHTRLS; this is encoded by the exons ATGGACAAGTATCAACAGTCAAAAGAATTTCCTATTGGGGTAAAAAACGAAACAAAAAAGCCAAACAAAAGCGCTTCGGAGCTCGGTGGTGCTCTTCCTCTCCGATTTTCG AATTGGGGTGCAATGATAGCGGGGATTCGTATTCGGTTGAAGGGGTGGCAGCAGGCTGCAGTTGCAGTTGGTTCTGCAGTTGGGGCGTTGTTAGATCCTCGAAGAGCAGATCTCATTGCTGCTTTGGGAGAGACAACGGGGAAACCAGCTTTTGATAGGGTTCTTGAAAGGATGAAAAAGAGCCCTGAAGGCAGA GGTGATTTTGGGGAAGGGAGATTTGGTGCCTGTTGCCACACTAGGCTGAGTTAG
- the LOC104224618 gene encoding ubiquinone biosynthesis protein COQ4 homolog, mitochondrial-like isoform X2 — MDKYQQSKEFPIGVKNETKKPNKSASELGGALPLRFSNWGAMIAGIRIRLKGWQQAAVAVGSAVGALLDPRRADLIAALGETTGKPAFDRVLERMKKSPEGRLTPKMGLEMCT; from the exons ATGGACAAGTATCAACAGTCAAAAGAATTTCCTATTGGGGTAAAAAACGAAACAAAAAAGCCAAACAAAAGCGCTTCGGAGCTCGGTGGTGCTCTTCCTCTCCGATTTTCG AATTGGGGTGCAATGATAGCGGGGATTCGTATTCGGTTGAAGGGGTGGCAGCAGGCTGCAGTTGCAGTTGGTTCTGCAGTTGGGGCGTTGTTAGATCCTCGAAGAGCAGATCTCATTGCTGCTTTGGGAGAGACAACGGGGAAACCAGCTTTTGATAGGGTTCTTGAAAGGATGAAAAAGAGCCCTGAAGGCAGA